In the Scatophagus argus isolate fScaArg1 chromosome 11, fScaArg1.pri, whole genome shotgun sequence genome, ATCAGTATATCCATCACGAGTAGATAAAGGCTCAAATTTAATCTTCATTGATTTCCATGCTTCTGTTCTGTAGCAGCAAAACCAGAGACAGATACAGGCTTTGTACCTGCAGGCCCTCTGGGTGCTTGGGGCTAGATTTATCACCATCGGGGGCCTCTGATGATGAGGCCGTTTAGTGGAGGTCCCTGTGGTCCTCCACTGATTAGTGCCAAACATCTTCCCTAATAACCTTAACAAGAACAACGCCTCAGGACGACATGCTGATGCACACAGgaaagtgcacacacatacccatgcaaacacacacacatccttggagacagagaaaagagctAAGGGCTacccatcctcctcttcttctcctcaaaGTCACCCCTCGTTCCTCTGCTCCAGCCATAACTTGGCATCTCTTAGCACTTCGGGGATGAGACCCACCACCATCTCCCTCGCCTTGAATATTTTGGTCTACCTCCAACTACCAATTCCAAAAGAgaacagacacatgcagcaAATTGAGTTGGTTATGGTTCAAGAGTCACACCACCGCATGTAAAGTTGCTCTCAGCATCAATATGAAATAAGACAATACATGAATACACACCGGAGTGTATGAAAACCCTCATCTCTTGGGATAAAGAGATGAGGAGGGAAATTGAGAATAACAGAATTTATGAGGATGTGAGAGGCTGCAGGCATCATTTTATAGACAGTAACTCCCTCTGTGGATTGTTTCTTTACAACAGCTTGCATGTTTGTATGCTGTGACCATTGTATCTACTGATAACACACCAGATGCATAGACTGCTTACATACTCTACTTTCAAAAACCCACTTGAGAGACTGAAAATATGGGAAAGCCAGTTGAGACATCAGTCTTATTAAATAGTAAAAGtaaatctgtaaaaacaaaacatcaccataataataataatagatctcACACATGTCAATAGGACTTACTTTTCTTGCTTATTCTTATGATTTAGAACAATAACATAGTCTTTGTTGCCAATAAGCACTCTTCGACCAGTTACTGTGCCTTTATGCTCCCTTCACGTACTGCATGTAATATTACAAATCAGTATTCAAAGGGTATAATCCCTGTGAGTGGGTTCATTGTTGTTAAGAATTTTAATATCTCAGTTTAAACACACTGAAGTAGTGTTTACAAGTTATGAGTTTATAATCTAGCCCTGCTTGACCTATTTATCTGGGTCCAAACGTACACGTTGGCATTCAGATGACATTCTTCGGcagtacagacattcatgggCTTACTTTTAGGTGAAAAATAGACGGTGACTCGACCATTAAATGAAATTGATCGACTGGTCAGACACACTTTTCTGCTCAATGTGACGGATTTTACGAGGTACATGGAAGGCAGCATAAGAATCCCTCGGTGACGTCATGCGGAGCGgttgagtcagtcagtcagctgaggGAGGAACTCCGATAACAGAAAGTCAACCAGGAAACAGAAGCTGCTAAACAGACCCACTGCTCCGGTGTGACGGCCAAACGGCGGTAATAACAGTAGAAATCACACCGTATATCGGTACAGGATTTGTATTTGGTATTTAAGGTGATACAAAGCAGCGGCATGGCTTCGCTTTTCAAGAAGAAGACTGTAGATGGTAAGTTCGCTCTGTGTGAAAAGCTAGCTAACTTGTTTTTAGCCCGGGCGTACAAACTGATGTGTTGTTCCCGTCTTGAATTAGCTTTCCCCACTCAGCGCTAACTTGTTTAACCTGTTCTGGGGCTAGTTGAGTCATTAGTCGCATTGCTAACTGAAGTCTGTCACCAACGCTGAAGCGCATGTATTCGGTGAACATGTAATTTTTGTAACAAACAACGTTAGGCAAATAACTAACTCTGAATACAATATGTGGTTTTACTCGTTAAGGTTATTTCCCACTTATTGATGACACTAATCATTATCTTTTAAAATTAGGTCCATACAGGAAGAGGGTGTCTGTATCGCTACAGTAGAGCTAAGGTTAACTAATTATTTTATACTGCCTGAACAGAAACCGGAAACATAAACCTAAATGATCGCAAAATGTTTATGAAAACGTCAAATTCATCACATCGCGTGTATCATATTTGTTTCAACTTTAATAGTCTGACATTTACTAAGATTTTAAAGGCTACTTACATCAGTTCAGTCTCTTTCACAGTAATGTGAACTACATTACTGTCCGTTTGTGTTGGGCACAGAGTCTGTGAAGTAACTGCCTTGTCTGCTGTGACAACAtgacaaatataaaaacatacaattTTATCCAAAACagtatgatttaaaaaaatctgtaatgAAAAGTAAAGGCTGTTATAACATGACATTATATCATGCTGTCCTTAACATCAAATTTGGTCATTTTCGTCATATTTCACTATTTTTCTCCAGGCAAGGTAATCAGCTTCACAAGGTCAAAATGGAAAACCTGCCTCTGTTTTTATCAAATTTAATGAGTCAGGTATTCAATTTACAATGCCAAATATATTGACTCAGAGGAATGGATTTCCAGAGGGCAGAGATGAAACTTCACCTGGAATTTACTTGTGTGGAGAATTCCATAAGAATATCAGAGTATATTATCTAGACGTTTAAAAATATGCTCTTCTGGCTGAGCCTAATCCCTTCACAGCACCGCCTATCTACTCCTCCCATCACTGTCATTCCAGTTTCACCCATACCGATCATCTGCGTACTGTACTCACTGTGCTGTGTTACCTTCACTCCACGCTAAGCCAGTCAGGTCTTCTCAGCTGTGAAACTTTGCAGTCTCCATCTCGTATCCTTAATTTCTCCCATCTCTCGTTCTTTGGACTCTGTTTTTGGGTTGTTGCCCTTGGTCGGGTCGTTGAAGTGGTTTCAGGGTTATTTGATGAATGGAAGGTGGGGGGGTTGGTTAGATCACACGTATTTGTAGTATGGTATCCCTCCCACTTTGAGACGTTGGCGGCACGTCACCTTTTACGTATACGCGCGTCGTTCCCACAAGTGGTCCAATACACTGATGTGTCTTCACCGAGTTCATGATTGCTGAACTTTTCAGAAAGAAtaagctttctttttttggcaggggtttgctttttttccctcaataaGTGAGAATTCCTTATATCATAAAGCAAGTTATGAATATAGAGCTGAATCAGTGGTTAATAAATATTAGAATTCTGTCAGCCCTTCATTAGCTTTTTACCAATATAACCtcatctgtctgctctgttcACGGTCCAGGGTTCATCCTCTGTTTAAGCGTTGTTTTTGGCAGTATTTCAGcagattttaataaaatattttgggCTGTATGAATACAGTTGACTTGACctaatgaaattatttatccTGAAACTTTTTTGTTATCTGTGAAGATTCattataaatttaaaatatctaaaaaagTGCCTCACAGTTTAGATTAAATCTGATTTTAGTTATGaagtctctgtctctgtctctttctctgtctctctgtattgcgttgtgtgtgtattcatcaTGGATGAGTGTGTGACTTCAGGGTcacatatgtgtttgtgtggttaagCGCTCAGTATTGGTGTGAGCTGTCCAAGCACTTCCACAGTTGGCAGTGTCGGTATGCATTCTCGATGTGCTGCTTATTACTCTGCGgtattttgtgtgcatgtgtgggcgCACACTCGCACATGCTCACCATTAAGCCACTGAATTAGATTTCTTCCATAGCCAGCTGACCGAGACCTTGCCCTTTTCTAACTGCATTGCAAAAGAGATACCATGACATCTGAATTTAAAACACAATACTTGCagatttttcagtctgttttttttttaactgcactaagaataaagaagaaaaaaaaggtagagGATATCCCATAATTTGACCACACTGACAATAAAAGATAGAAGTCGACACTTCTGATCTTTATATGTACTTTCTCCTCAGCTGTTGGCTTCTGATTATGTTGACTATGCAAGTCAAGGGTGATGTCAGATTTCAAGCTGGGAGAGATCTTATCATCActacacatttattttgaaaaggtcACCATCAGGGGGAGACTTCTGACCAAACTAAAGAGATTTACCTTGACTTTCCTGATGAGTAAAATTCAACTGACGTGAACACCTACATATTTGTTAAGATTTAAAAATTCATGCACGTAATCATGTAAattcagagagagagtgtatttGGATTTTGACATTTGTCACAAATTTTCATGTGTTCATAGCTTTTGGAGGTGTAAACTGatctttcttgtttctgtccCTTTTCAAAGACATCATCAGGGAACAGTCTAAGGAGCTGCGTGGCACTCAGAGACAAATCACCAGGGACAGAGCAGCACTggagaaacaagagaaacaaatggtgagaccacacacaaacacacacacacacacacacatacatacaaagttTGTGGGGGGCAAAAGTATCCCCACTCAAGTAATTTCACATATATTTCTACATATTGCATCAATGCTTTTAAACCCCGTTGCTTGCCCAGTACACACATatagacagagatgcatatTTCATCCATTTCCCCCTCTATCTGGGATTGAGCCTGATTAGCTAGGTTTAAATGAACAGACTAGAATCGTCTGATCTGGTGGCTTCAGGCAAGTTCGActactctttctccctctcttcctctctctctcacacacacatgtacacacacacacacacacacactaacagagGTACACGGTTAGGCTATATTCTCAGACACTCATAACATTTCCACTctgtgaaagatgaaagaagacaattgtgtcctctcctctctgttgtaTTAAGTAAATATCATACAGGACATAATTACCTCCCCGGGGAACCAGATTTTTATTCCTCATTAATGTTTTCTGCTAATTAGTCCAGTTTTTTTCTTAAGCTTTGCTGCATGTGCTGAATAAATGATACTTTCACTAAGAAATGGAAATTAGCTATTTTTGCAGTTTAGCATACCGTAATCATGAATGTCTGCCCCCCTCAACCCCCATGCTTACTAGTCCATGAGTCCTTGATAATCCTTTCAAAAATTAATGTGTATTATTAGATGTGAATGTAGGACCTTAAACAGGGTTAAAGTACCTTACAGtcagtttctttcttctgttttattaaagCATAGTTAGACTTGATTTTGCTTTAGTATCtgcttctttctgcttttttttgttgtcaaacTGTTTATAGGTCAGACTGAGCAGATAACATTTTGCTTGctgaaacaaaaatctgaaaaaaaaaaggtaattttttttccctttagtGTCTTTGGATCGATTCTGCCGTTGTGAAACATTCATCTGTTGTTTAGAAAAATCTTTGGCCCTTGTTTATGCATGTTGAATCCCAGTTCCAACAAGGCAGAGCTTTACTGCATCACATCCGTCGTGTTAAAGAGAGCACTATCTATCCATCACACCCCTCGGCTGCCTTCCTCTTTGTCTGACAGGGCAGTAAATAAGGCATTATAAACTTCACATCAGCAGTgcgtttgtctttgtgtcttttcctttttaaagcATTCATAGTTTTTCAGATGACAGTGCAGCTGAcatttttgtaactgttttttaCTTACATAgcacattgttgtttttttctccgtggcattaattagatttttttttctgctcacaAACAACCAAATACGGTCTGAACCTAAAGCATCTATCCCgtgtgtgtcacagagagaCACTGAGCTGAGTGGGGAATGTCTTTTGCTTCATCaaacattaataaattattGTTGTTTCCTGAAGATGCTTTTAGCTCACACACAAGAAGTAAGTAGCACATGCTGGGGCTGTTAATGCGTAGCAGTGCTGAGAGGCCTGGCTAGCTTACTGTAACCTGCAGCTCCACTCTCGTCTCTCGggatgctcacacacacacacacacacacacacacacacacacacacacacacacacttgtgcccacacacacaggatccCTGTGGGCATCAGTGTAGTTTCTGATGTTTACCAAAGCTAAAAGCACGTATTTGCTTGCCAGTGTGATCCAGATGACTTTATTTACAAAGCCACGTCTATATTTGCAAACACACTGGTCCTTTGGGAGCTTTGCGgatacatttctgtttgtttatcaaTACATGCGGTGCGTTTGCTTGCACAAGTGCTTGGCcgtgtttgtgtatttgtaagTAGGTGTCATATTGTTACCATGATTGTCTTGGTCTTATTACAATTAGAGGAAATCACTGCAAGACTTGGCAGCTCATAAGATCTGTAACAGCACAGTTATTTACATGAAGATGAGTACACAGTATACTTCTTCATAATCATGAAATGTCACTTAAGATGGCAATAATAACAAGGTATGGATGTCAGTCTCCAGTTGACGAGCTGCTGATTATTCCATCCTGATTCTCCAAGATTTTGGCATGGTCCCGCATGTCATTTTGctgaaaaggataaaaaaaattggTGGTGCACATTGATACTATAAAGCTCAGAAAATCttactttgaaaagaaatgtatttgctATGCACGGTAGTTGCTCCACTACAGCTAATCTGTAATGCCTCCCTAAACCGTCTATTTTTCCTAAATTATATGCTTACACAAAGGAACATTATCTCTAAATATAATGCTTATTTTCGTTGTTGTTGACAGATGACTGAATTACCCATAAAGCCAGGAGGAGTCAGTGGATTTGTTCCGTAGTATAGTTAAGTTAGAATTTGGATCTATGAGTGGCTACTCCATCTGCTTCCAGTATCTTTCCGTAACATGAAACAGGACTccatttttacagtttacattcatattttgtGCATGCTGACACTGTACATACTTTATCACACACACTATTAGTATTAAGAATCCTAAAATTTTTGTTAACACCAACTCCTTTGTTATCCAAAATTCTCCTCTTCACCCACCAGGAGgcagaaattaagaaaatggcTAAGAGTGGTAACAGGGAGGCATGCAAGATTCTCGCCAAGCAGTTGGTCCAGCTGAGGAAGCAGAAGAACCGCACGTACGCCGTCAGTTCCAAAGTCACCTCCATGTCTACGCAGACAAAGGTCATGAACTCCCAAATGAAGATGGCTGGCGCCATGTCCACCACAGCCAAGGTAAGACCCTGGACCCTGTCCTTCGGTTCAGCTGAAAAAGGCCTTTTAGAGATATGATATCCACTATGTTCAACTCACTGGGAGAAGTTAggtgtttctgttttgcataTGAGCTAGTTTCAGTGTTCTCTCTTATCAATATTTTAGCATTGTAATTAAAGTATTAATGCGAGATCTGTTCATGTGGCAGCGTTAATGAAGTGTGCAAGGTAGTAATTGGCCAGGAGCGATGTACTGTACAGAGTCCGACTtagcaaacacagacaggtcAAATATAATTAGGCTTCGGATTAATGGAGTATGATGAGTTGGGTATGTGACTGTTTCAGAAAGAGAAtgtgttaattgttttttaaagtttgtttatacacagatgcacacacatacagatttttttcacttccacTCAGTTTTTTCAATAAATGCTGCACGCAGCACTTTCTGCCTAAGCTGCCATAGCAGTTTGTCAACAACAGTGCAGTGGGATCCGTCTTATCTGTTGTGTCAGGCTCAGCTGTGAAAGTAAGCCATGTTTGTGTtcaagaaggaaggaaaaagatgCATAatttgtgagtctgtgtgtatttttattatcgTATGTGCTAATGAATGCAAATCTTCCAAAGCTGTCTTTTTCCCATAACAGATATTTTCTTTGGACACACACTGATTTGAACTGTATATCTGGACTTTACTCACTGGGAAACTGCCTTGTCTATAATATCTTTTTATGAGAATGCATATTAGGAccaatcaaaatttaaaatgttatctTAAGTTAGTTTGATGCTAATATTTTTCCACCCTGCTATGACGAAATGCGAGGAAATGGAAGAACTAACACAGGAAATTTAATATGCTTTGTCCATTTACTgcagttttgtgtctttggtCAGGTTCAGTGCTTACATTATGCTGCTTCTCAGTAGTTAGAACACAAAGATTTTATTCTCTAACTGTCTCTTAATAATGTCTGCAGACAATGCAAGCAGTGAATAAGAAGATGGATCCACAGAAAACCCTGAAGACCATGCAAGACTTCCAGAAGGAGAACATGAAGATGGGCATGACTGAGGACATGAGTAAGAACACATAAtagagacacatacacacacacacacacacacacacacacacacacacacacacacacacacagacaaaaagctCTGGTATTTACAGGCTTAGCAAAACCAGATTGTCAGGAGTGAATGATGTAAAGAGTGATGCCTGTTGCAGTCTGTGAGACGGTATCAAAATACAGTGACATGTACTTTATATAGAGGTCTTTTAGTTGACCTGTAGGTCCTTAcccaccccctctccctgtctcactctgtccagTCAACGACACTTTGGATGACATCTTTGATGAGTCTGGCGATGAAGAGGAATCTCAGGACATTGTCAACCAGGTTCTGGATGAGATCGGCATTGAGATCTCAGGAAAGGTAAGAAATTCATGTTAAAACTTACCGCACCTTTTCATATATTTGACTAATCTTAATGGAGTGCACGTCCCTTACACCATGAACTGAACAATAAATGTTCCACATGGCTTTTACTCGTTTTTACTCCTTTAAATATATTCCAGCTGCCACACGGTGGGGCTAGCCCTCAGCTCTTCTGACTCTTATGTACTGTATTCTGTGTAACTGCCTCGCTGCccatctgctgtgtgtctaGCTCCCCCTGGGGGGATCCATGAGTTATTACTCCTCATAACACAACGTATAGACCCACAATTTGTCCTTTAAACAAACCCGCAGCTGGAGAGAACAAACTGCAAAATAGTTTTTCACTTTAGGGAGGGAGTAATTATTTCCTGCTCAATCACAATAAAAGACTGAGCAGATGATTCTCTGGATGCTCTCACGTCATACATTTTCTTGAAAAAGCAAAACTATAAAAGCTTTCTCAATCAGCCCTTAAGCTGAAGGGATGTTAGAAGACTCATAAACAATGGCAGTTTGGTAAGTAAATAAGCAGCCATATGGGTTATTGTCATATTCAGTGAAATTATCATTCAGTGTgcaatggagaaaaaaacaaatgcaggaaaAGAATGTCAGTTTTTCATCAAAACCAAAGGTCATTGAATAATAGTTTAAACAGAGAGCCAAGCCATATAATTTAATTCTGCCTTTTGGTGGTGAGTGCCAGATTGTTGTATAATACCAGTTAAACAGCCTTAAGAATGTTGCAGGACAGAAAATTATCCAATTAACCAACAAACGTGATGAGCCAGACTTTTGAAGGTGAGATTTAagaattaaagattaaagaatGCTGAAAAGTGATTCCTTACAACTTCACAGCTTTCTTAAAACTTGCAAATGACAGACTAATGATTCCCTAAAACAATAATACTTGTGGAACAGAGACACCCTGGCATTAAAACTGTCAGTTAAAGGGacattacaaaatatttatgCAGTATGAACTGTTGTGGAGTAAACAGTTTTCCTGTATCATAATTCTTTATCGTAAGTGTGATCAAGTTTGAACCAACCTTTTACATTTGGCTTTGCAGTGGAAGTGGGCATCTCTGCATGGCAGTCAATCCTATTGTgattgtgcttgtgtttgtttaaattgAGTGTGTCTGCTAATGGGAtttttgtgtccttgtgtgtttcCAGATGGTGAGAGCTCCAGCTGCAGGAAAGAGTCTCCCCAGTGCTGCATCCTCCAAACAAGCCACCATCTCTGATGAGGATATCGAGAGGCAGCTCCGAGCTCTGGGAGTGGACTAAATGTCTCCTTTGTATTAATGTTCATTAATACTGATTGACACAGACTGTTCTAGATCCACTGGTTTTGTTCAGATGCTACGGATGTATCaatgagtacacacacacacacacacacacacacacacacacacacacacacacacacacacacacactctcacactaaGACATCTGAAGGATTGCAGACATATAAATTATATTAACACATACATATTCATATGCTCCTCAGCAGGTTATTAGGGCAGAACATCTGATctatttacaaaaatatttattatgacCCTGGAGCAGCCTCAGCCTGAAGGTTTACCAATAATAGAGTTCTGCACCACCTACGCTGTTGTTTATCACCCATCTCTGTCTTAATGGGTAAGGGCTACAGTGGATGTGAACTGAATTTTTCCATCTGATGTTTTGGTCGGGTTCGAGTTATATAATCATATAATCTGTCAGCTTGTACTTGACTGAAAAGTAACACTCCAGCAGGTGTTAATGAGTAAAACATGGTAATTAAAAAGAGCTTAGAGGTTGTCAGAAACCAGATGGAACGTGAATTTTCCCTACTTACACTATTTACCTGCTGTTATTTGGTCCACTGGATAATCCAGTACCCATCTGATTCACTTCCTCTGAGGCGAATGATCCATATCTTATATGTAATAATATCCCAGGAGTGTCAGAGATGGGCTGCAGTCCTTTGCCATGCGAGTGAAAGGGAGAAAATCAGCAATGTCACCACACAAGTGTAGCAACTGGGCAACTAGCTAATAAATTATAGATACTGGACTAAAGATACTACCATACATACTGGAGATGATATAACTCAGACAAACATATGCATGTGAAACATATAACTGATACTGATGCCTTCGGGCGAGGACGAGCCCTTCACTTTCCTTCGAAATAATGCATGAGATAGCATTTAATTAGCACCACTGAAGAGTGATGCCGCACGGATTGTGTAAGAAAACTGAATCAAACATAAATTAGGACTAATGAAAGTCTGGCATATCAAAGAGTTTTGAATCGATTGTTGCTACTGAGTAATCAAAATACTTGCTTTTAAATTGTTTGGGGTTGAGGTTTGCTATCTGATAGCATGTGGCACATTGGACATGGGATTTACACAGTGATTGCAGGTTGGCACTGGTCCTGCAGtccctcttctctttcagctgctgtgcAGTTACTGTCATTTGTTGTTGTAAGATgcctcactcacaaacacacacacgcacacactacaGCAGCAAAATGATGGAAGCGATGTTTGCTAAAATGACACTGTGATCCAAGAAATGTCTTCTTCCTCAGAAGCTGATTCTTCTATACAGTGATTTATTCATGTCAGCCAGCTCTATGGGAGTGACTGAGACATAACCTtaagtctttgtctttctctcctgtTGGCCTCTTTTTTCCCATATTGATTCCCAATGccaaaacaaattgaaaatgttttcattctacCATATGTCAGACATGTTCAATAAACACtctgttcatattttttttctctttataaaTAATTCTTTCCTGTAACTTTTAACATTTGTGAGCAGAGACAATGTGCGGCAAGTTTTGACATTGTTTGAGTGCAGTTTCGTGGTTAGGAAACTTCCACCCTCTTTTAAAGGTGTAtactcctcttttttctttagaCTTTGTAAAGTGACTCTGCAAAGGGTTTATGGCTTTTATAAGGAATAAAGTTTCTTCAGGTACAATTTGGTGAGCTtctaatgtatatttttttcccttttaaagaCCATACCAGCCTAGACTTGGATGGATGGCACTCTTGGCCAGGGGTGCCAAACCAGAAAGTTAAT is a window encoding:
- the chmp2ba gene encoding charged multivesicular body protein 2Ba, with amino-acid sequence MASLFKKKTVDDIIREQSKELRGTQRQITRDRAALEKQEKQMEAEIKKMAKSGNREACKILAKQLVQLRKQKNRTYAVSSKVTSMSTQTKVMNSQMKMAGAMSTTAKTMQAVNKKMDPQKTLKTMQDFQKENMKMGMTEDMINDTLDDIFDESGDEEESQDIVNQVLDEIGIEISGKMVRAPAAGKSLPSAASSKQATISDEDIERQLRALGVD